The genomic segment AGGCGATTTCGAGAACGCCAGCCGGTCGAGCACCCCGGCCAGCGGATCCGCGAGCACTTGCACGGTGATCGCCACCGCCACGCTGGTGAACAGCAGCACGGTCAGCGCGGTCCGCGCGGCGGGGTCGTCGCGGGTCACCGCCAACCCGATCAGCGCCTGGCCGCCGAACAGCGCCGCCACCGCGACCGAGCCGGCGAACGAGCGGAGCATGTCGGCACGCAACGCCTGGCCTTCGTCGAACGCGTCCCACAGGGCGACGGCGATCCCGAGCCCGAGGACATCGCAGCTGGTCGACGCAAGCGCAACCCAGCTGGGCACCAGGCCCAGCGGAATGATCAGGATGGCGTTGCCCAACGCGAAGAACAGGGTCGCGGTGATGGCGAGCCCCACCGCCGGCCGCGGCCGTCGCGGGCGGCGCAGCGCGACGGCCATCGCGCCCAGAGTCGACACCGAGATCACCGCGAACATCAGCCAGTGCCCCGGCCGCAGCGGTCCGTCGACGCTGCCGGCCAGCATCGCCCCGAACAGGGTCAACGTGGCGACCCCGGCCACCAGCAGCAGCTCGCGGGTGCGCGCCCGCCAGCCGTCGGTAGGTCGGGACAGCTCGACGAGCACCGCGAACCACGCCACGCCGGGAATGGTCGCCAGGTAGATCTCGACTCGGCTGAGCAGCGGCGCGTACGCGGGGCTGGCGGTCCGCACCGCGTCCAGCGCCACCACGAGCGCGAAGCCACACAGCCCGATCGCCGCCAACACCAGGACGGGTTTTCGCGGATCACGGGCCGCCAGATACAGGCCCAGCCAGGCGCTCAGCGCGAACACCACCGCCGACAGCGCAGCCACCTACCCAGTGTGGCATGCGGGCGACCTGCGGCTTAAGACCCTTGCGGCTACTTGCCGTACCGGCGATTGCGCAGGCTGTAGTCGCGCAGCGCACGCAAGAAGTCGACGCGACGAAACGCCGGCCAGTGCGTTTCGCAGAACCACATCTCTGAATAGGCGCTCTGCCAGAGCAGAAATCCCGACAGCCGCTGCTCGCCGGAGGTGCGGATCACCAGATCGGGGTCGGGCTGCCCGGAGGTGTAGAGGTTCTCGGAGATGGCGTCGACGGTCACTGCCTCGACGAGCTCCTCGGCGGTGGCGCCGTTGGCGAGTTCTTTGCTCAACAACGCGCGCACCGCGCCGACGATCTCCTGCCGGCCGCCGTAGCCGACCGCGACGTTGACGTGAAACGGCGCGAGGCTGGGCGTGGACTCGACCGCACCGCGCAACCGGCGGGCCGGCTCGTCACCGAGCAGTTCCAGGTCGCCGACCGTGCGCACGCTCCACCGGTTGGCCGGCGCGCAGATCTCCTCGACGACATCGGTGATGACCTCGATCAGCCCGGCCAGCTCTTCGGGATCGCGTTGCAGGTTTTCGGTGGACAGTAGATAAACCGTGGCCATCTCGACGCCGGCTTCCTGGCACCATCGCAGCATCTCGGCGATCTTGGCCGCGCCCATCCGGTAGCCGAAGCTGACGTCCTCGTATCCCGCGTCGCGTGCCCATCGCCGGTTGCCGTCGCACAGCACGGCGATATGCCGCGGAAGCTCAGATTTCGAGCCGGCGAGTTCCTGCTTCAGCCGTAGCTCGTACACCCGATACAACGGCTCTTTGAGCCGCGGCGGAATGATCTCCACGAGGAACCACCCTACTGTGACCGGCAACCAAATCCGGACCGGAATTTCCGGCCAGCTCGGCGCAAGTCGAAGATCACCCTGCGCCGGCGAACGCTAACGTTGACCGATATGAGCACCAAGACCCGCACGGCCACCCAGCCG from the Mycobacterium lentiflavum genome contains:
- a CDS encoding (2Z,6E)-farnesyl diphosphate synthase, with protein sequence MEIIPPRLKEPLYRVYELRLKQELAGSKSELPRHIAVLCDGNRRWARDAGYEDVSFGYRMGAAKIAEMLRWCQEAGVEMATVYLLSTENLQRDPEELAGLIEVITDVVEEICAPANRWSVRTVGDLELLGDEPARRLRGAVESTPSLAPFHVNVAVGYGGRQEIVGAVRALLSKELANGATAEELVEAVTVDAISENLYTSGQPDPDLVIRTSGEQRLSGFLLWQSAYSEMWFCETHWPAFRRVDFLRALRDYSLRNRRYGK